In Pyrus communis chromosome 15, drPyrComm1.1, whole genome shotgun sequence, the genomic stretch tttgtaaaccatataACGTGgtgattgatgattgaattattaatcaaatgCTGATTAAAGTGTTTATCTCTTATTGGTGAGACTTCGCATAATTTGTAAATATGGTCTAAAAAGTTGTTCTACATGTCATTATTCCTCCAACTCACTTTTCAACCAATTCTTCAGATTTTACTTTTCACTGTagaatattaatatcttagGTTTATCTTACCTTGTGGGgcctaaattttattttcaaacccTTTATTAAACAACACTTTCCAATAAAATATATTGCAGAGCTCAATTTGCTAACTTAAAAAAGTAGCTACTAATCTTGTATATTAGAAAGTCTGTTGCTACTTTTTTAGATTGCTAAGTGGGTTGTTACCTTAGTTAAAATGGAGGTTAACAAGACACtctcgatactgttcacttttaacggaaaaatcacatttatacatttccctagtactattcactatacttttaaaaatggtttttcattaaaaagaaagtttttttgaacttttcgttaattttccttaattaaaatgacatttttccttCGCGGCATAACAATCTAATTTTGGTACTCAATTGCTATCTCCCTTAGAATAAGAAATGATTCTCGCAGGTTTCTTTCCACATCCActcatattttgttttaaaagtaaataagttaaaagaaaaaggatggAAATAGGTATCATTGTTGAAATTTCTTAAGGAAGAAGAACAATTTATATGTAACAGGTTCATCGAAGAGGCATCTCGATCTAATAATACAATGATATGTGAAGAAAAAGTTACACGTGACTATGtattattaaatcaaaatgcTAAGTGACGATGAATTCGTTCCATGTAAGTCTTTTTCCTAAGAAAATTGCACTGAATGCTATGTCAAGGGATAAAGATGGATTCTTCTTTCAAATGacaataaaaatttcaatttcctaAGGCCATAAAAGCAAAATGACAAACAAACCATAATAATGTTTAAGTGTTTGCTTAATTGGTGCCATAATAAagcataaattaaaaaataataataattaaaaaaaaaatgatgaactCTCCATTTCCAGAGTACTAGAAGAGACtattaccaaaagaaaaagaaaagaaaaaagaaaagaagcaaagaaaagaaaagaaagaaaaggaaagaagagaagagaaattAATATCTAATAAGATTTACCTTTTTTGTTTATCAACTCTAATTTACGATTAATAATTCGAAtttcaaacacaaataaaaacgcAAATACTTTGATTAACTGACCTAACTTACACACGTAAATATTAGTAGCATATGACCATTTTTGAGTCTGGAAGCTTCCTTTCTACTCTTAATAAAACCTCACTATTTAAACTATTGATTTGATGTGTACGGACATTTTCTCAACAACAAAACATCCAGCTGAGCATCAGAACCATGGATCAAGGTCTACCGGGCCCCACGTGCTCATCAGCACTCTCTCCAGCCATTCATCATCAACCTCCCCTGCATGATCACAGCCGTCCATTCCTCCCTTCCCAACCACCAACCCATGAGTACTCCTCCCGCATTCACTCCTCCACGCCCCATTCTCCGGCGATCCACCTTTTTTTCCGGCTGGCCCCACGAACTCCATTCCAACCATCATCGTTGATGCGGAGTCAGAAACCGACGCCCCGCAGCTCTCGCTCTTCCCATTCCCGGGCACCAGCGACGGCGTCGGAAATGTCGCCGCCAGTGAAGACGGCTTGGTGCAATCAGAAGTAGCTGTAGTGGTGGTGGTAGCGGCGGGGGCGTTGGCGGTCGTTATCTCCTTGTAGAGCTCTTGCATGACCTCCTCAATCAACTCTTCTTTGATAGGAATCTCTGGCAAGAGCTCGTCACTGAGCTCAGGAAACTTTCCGGCGATGTAGACGGAGACGGCGGACTCCGGCGGAGGAAACTCTGGGGCAGCTGCTTCCATGCGGTCGGACTCTGATAAGAGCAAAACAGAGGAGAGAGCGGAGTGAGTGTGTATTGTGTGTGAAAAAGCGAGGACAAATGGATTATAAATGGGGGAGAAAAGCACGTGACACGCTGGCAGGGTCTGTGCCACGTAGGAGACGTGGACCTGCGGTGATGACGTGGATGTATTTTATGCCGTGGTGAAGTTGAAACTGAAACTGAGGAATCGGAGCTGACGTACGTACAGACAAAAGTACAGTCCTCGGTAGTCAGATTTGGGAAGGGCTCGTGATTCTGTGCGGCTGATCTGTATCGCTGGTCTTGTGTACGACCGTTGACATTTCCTTTGACCTTTTTATGTAAGCGGATCCGAAGGTCCGTGTTTGGGGTAGTTGTACGACTTTAAACTGTGGTGGTGAAACTCGGATAACAAAAATTATTTGGTGCTCCGGGTACTGTGGTTGTATTAACAGTTAGATCTTGATTTTcgcattttaaaacaaaaatctaacGATTAAAACATCATGAGTACTCCAGAATTTTACCTAAGAAAAACTTAAGTAGGACAATCAGTTGATCAAGTCATTTTCACAAAGAGTGGGATAATGTGCATTTGAGATTGTATTTACGTAGGATCAGATGGTAACCAAATGTAGAGATACGTTACCTTTGGAAGTGACCATCTAGTTAGTCAAGCTGTTGTactgaaattaaatttttctcttttttgaagGGCATGGTTGAAAAATTCAATGTCTTTCTTAATTAAGCCTGGCAGTAGATTTCTAATTTAAAGGCAAATGGACTCGTATATGTTGTATTATTGTACCAGCTATTGTCCAAATTGCTtgtgaaacaaaaatatgtcaGTAAGGGTGGAGTGATCCAACCATTCATAGTTGTGAGACTCACAAagcaaaaacaaccaaattaatCATGCGAGCGACTGTTCCTAGCACTTCTCATGTCATAAAGTTATAGCTAGAGTATTTGGTCTTTGGGAGAAAATGATATCATTTCGAGTTTCCGTGACAAAATCAATAGTGACAATTTCTGTATGTCATAAAACAGAAACTGGACAGTCAACAGGACAATTACAACACCAACATATAGTCTTCAAATCCATGTCTTCTGCACAAACACACTGGTATATTCATGTATTTCTTGTATGACTGGTATTGTACATATGCAGTGAAATCGAAGATTGCACTTCGATTTCCCTCAGACGCAGTGGATCGTAGAAAAATGCTCTGTTTATAATACATCACTTGTATAACAAGGACCGATAAATGGATAAAATACTTTGAGAGCAAGTTCTCCGTAGCTGGCTGCAGGAGACTTCATTTTATCTTTAAAGAAACACGATACTGTCAATGAAGCCAACTGACCTTCCTCTATTACCGTCGTTGGAGGGCATTGTATGCCGTAGTTCATTATCTGTCATCAGGAGGCAGCGTCGGACTTTTGGAGCACATTCTCATCGCATGAAGCTCTCTCAGCCTAATAGCTGGGTTGCACAAACCTAcaagttttcaaaaaatttctcacatcaCTGCATCTTACAGATAAACACCCGTTTCAAAACAATTCTATTTCTGAGTAAGGTCAACACAGTACGCGTAGAAGAAGCCACGTGGTCTGTTCAAAACTATCAGAAACGTTATTTCTTTAACAATCAAATTCTTTGGTAAACAAGACATTTAGTGCTTTTCATTTGCTATGTCCAAGACTGGAGTTCTGGTATTACTTATCACAAACGCCAGCCAGAACAAGAGATCTAGGTAAATTTTGTTTCAAAGGGAAATACTGGCCAACAATCCTGTTTAAAGAGTACTCGACGGAAAGGTCATCCTCAGTCAACTTGAAAACGTTTTATTCTTTGAACGTAAGAATATGGTCTTATCAAATTTAGCATAAGAAGAATTATTGCACCAGTTTTCTTATTAAAGGTAACAAAAGCCTCCGTCTATGTACATGATCATACCAGAAATCAACCATTGGTCTCTCAAATTTAATTTCCAGTATAACTAGgaattttctttaaatatttgtGACTAACAATGTGATCTGTTGGATAAAGTACCTGAACATTTTGGGATGTCCCACACTGCAATGGATGTGAGCGTGCAACGAGGGTCACATAATGCCCGATTATCCTCATGATTGACATTCATAGCAAGCATCCATGATCCAATTGTGACGTCCTCATTGCTAAACATTCTCAAACTGAAAGCCAGGAAATACATCTATCAAACAAAGGAACGTCCATAGGAAATGAGAAGCTAAAACTAAAGCCTAAGCAAATTCAACATATAACTTATTGAAACGAGGCAAAAGCTGACAATTGAAAGAAACAATGGCTAACATAAAGAAAAACGAATAAAAAACAGGTGATTGACCTGTTATTTCTAGCGACTGCTAATGAAGCTACCACCTCTGCAGACAGAACATAAATAGGACCAAAAGCATGCTGAAAGTATTCATTCCCAATTAGATGTCCTGATTTCTCATACCTGAACAATAAATAGACCGTTGATGAATTACAAACGGACAGATTATTACAAAAAATGTTAACCGAGTACAAAGGTAAACAATCTGGGACAACAAGTTGAAAACCAACAAACCATTTCATTTTAGGGTCAGTGACTACTGGTCCTTTCTTCATGCATCCaatgtaggtttgtggatgtgTTCGTTCCTTGGCTAGAAGCGTTGCTAGTCGATCTGAAAAATTACGGAAGCATCAGTAAACTCCAATGTACTCATTTTCATGGCTTCATGAGAGCATATAGCCTGGCACTATAATATATACCTGGACGCAAATAAATGTCATCATTGGCTTTGACATAGTAATCTGCTTCGAAAAGTTGAAATGCTGCTTTGAAAAATGCCAACCTGCAAAACAGCGTGATTAAGCAATATGACATGAACTGCCAAGAACACAAATCCATCATCGACATGACAAAAACTTCAATAAAAACTGATGACTCTTACGTTTTCCACGGAAGGTTTAAATATTCTTCACTGATATCAATAACCAAAAAGTCTCTGTTCTTATCGATCTCTTTCTGAAGCTCCGCCATCTTCTTTGCATCTTTCGACCGCCCGATAACGAACCTAAATGCTAAACCAGTAGCTTGTTCCGACCTACAAGATAATGTTACAAATTTACTCTCCCAATATAAGGAGCCAAAGGACATTCAATCAGAGCCAGATTGTCGATCTTAATCTTAGTTAAGCTAATCAAAATCAATGCTAAGTAATTGATCATATAAAACCCAGAAGTGACATCAAGCAGGTGCGCATAAACTATAAATTTAGTAACTTaacaaaatttgataaaaaccAACATCAGATTAACTGCAAAATTTAGTAACTTTACTGCAAAAAGCTGAAATTTACCTCAAAAGGCCAGCTGGGTCGGAAGGAAACCAGGTGTTCCGCAACCCTGCACGGCGATCGGCCGAGCCGAACCAGGTCTGAATTCCGACGAACCCAAGAAGCTTGGGCCGATCAACCAAGCCACCAATTTTATCACCGACCTGCCGAGACTTCGACAGAGAGTAGAA encodes the following:
- the LOC137718645 gene encoding probable beta-1,3-galactosyltransferase 12 — encoded protein: MPLFFHRQSSLPTATATATATPTSPSYSSKLLKPLKPHPATVPTRTPLPIIVFSLVSLFIGLAGTIFAVAAFRRPTPIPIFRCGKSDDTFRGFYSLSKSRQVGDKIGGLVDRPKLLGFVGIQTWFGSADRRAGLRNTWFPSDPAGLLRSEQATGLAFRFVIGRSKDAKKMAELQKEIDKNRDFLVIDISEEYLNLPWKTLAFFKAAFQLFEADYYVKANDDIYLRPDRLATLLAKERTHPQTYIGCMKKGPVVTDPKMKWYEKSGHLIGNEYFQHAFGPIYVLSAEVVASLAVARNNSLRMFSNEDVTIGSWMLAMNVNHEDNRALCDPRCTLTSIAVWDIPKCSGLCNPAIRLRELHAMRMCSKSPTLPPDDR